The following are encoded together in the Hugenholtzia roseola DSM 9546 genome:
- a CDS encoding DUF962 domain-containing protein, whose amino-acid sequence MKTMQEWLDKYAESHQNSTNKALHWICVPAIFFSVLGLLWSLPAAFLQELLPFMGIYANFATLFVFLCALFYLRLSIPICLGMLFIASTFLWICGYVSAHFSTPLWQISLAIFALAWVGQFIGHKIEGAKPSFFEDLQFLLIGPAWLLSFVYRHLGIKF is encoded by the coding sequence ATGAAAACAATGCAAGAATGGCTCGATAAGTACGCCGAAAGCCACCAAAATTCGACCAATAAAGCCCTCCATTGGATTTGTGTGCCTGCTATCTTTTTCAGTGTCTTAGGGCTTTTGTGGAGTTTGCCTGCCGCTTTTTTACAAGAGTTACTTCCTTTTATGGGAATATATGCAAATTTTGCAACCTTATTTGTCTTTTTATGTGCTTTATTTTACTTGCGCCTTTCTATTCCAATTTGCTTGGGCATGCTTTTTATCGCAAGCACTTTTCTATGGATTTGTGGCTACGTCAGTGCGCATTTTTCTACTCCCCTCTGGCAAATTTCACTTGCTATTTTCGCGCTTGCTTGGGTTGGTCAGTTTATCGGACATAAAATTGAAGGCGCGAAACCTTCCTTTTTCGAAGACTTGCAGTTTTTACTTATCGGTCCTGCTTGGCTTCTCTCTTTTGTCTATCGCCATTTGGGAATTAAGTTTTAA
- a CDS encoding HYR domain-containing protein, with protein MQTGATFTTPALSANTTYYVEQEDAGGCISIRTAIALTVNPTPAEPTFTGTTTFCNGSTTTLTATGLVTGATVRWYDAPTGGTLLQTGTSFTTSALSASTTYYVEQENAAGCISIRTAIAITVTGACPDIALWNNAIGANIPNGATASVADGTDFGSFDFCAGAVTRDFHILNNVPASGNALTLVGSPLVAISGSSDFSISAQPTSSTIPGGGSFLIFSVTYTPSTLGTQTAVISIASDDPDENPYTFQVSATATTSVSMIDMWQNVGTAGFSNSGAEYQSLAFHPTTNEPYVAFRDGSNGNAVTLMRFDGTNWVNVGTTSRTCSPHLGMSLAFHPTTHEPYVAYIDFNQSGRARVIRYDGAAWVNVGNNITLGQGYQPDLAFHPTTHEAHLVVTDTGQGSGQVLFRFNGSAWSSLGGNLSGNSTNYGSLAFHPSTGEPYVAYSNYTGPFQRVWVRRWDGTAWQTVSGGVASLDPGTFVDLAFNSAGVPHVVYRDNANGNRALVRRFNGTTWSSVGTFVSAGIANYQQIAFHPTTDEAYVAYCDVANANKTTVRRFDGTTWQNVGAVGFSAGISAWQSFAFQPSTGTPYVAYRDAANANRTTVMRMNTIPASEIRISGNGTEIVSGSAVASVANDTDFGSLNTSCGGATNVARTFTIENLGITPLTLTGTPYVSVSGTGAAHFSVSTQPSNATIGACGTEIFVITYQPTAVGTHTATVTVSNDDSDEGTYTFTISGSNLSTDVTPPMLTACPANIVLTAPAGSCATANWTAPTATDNCGTPTVSSTHNSGDIFPHGITTVTYTATDLAGNTTNCSFTVTVNDVTPPSFTACPANISLNTAAASCDVVATWVAPTASDNCGIQSVSSTHNSGDLFPLGTTVVTYTATDLAGLTSTCSFNVTVTDATPPTALCQNINATLDASGNITVNASQINNASSDNCTAAAGLNFVFDDTGLATKNFTCADVGNQNVTLRVTDAAGNSATCAAIVNVISSALPIANCQNITADLDASGNVIVNASALDNGSSVSCGGSIVSYLFDDTGLATRNFTCANLGANAVTLRITDNSGNTATCTATITVNDIVAPVFATCLSNQTENLSATCG; from the coding sequence TTGCAAACGGGCGCAACCTTTACTACGCCTGCACTTTCAGCAAACACAACCTATTATGTAGAGCAGGAAGATGCGGGAGGTTGTATTTCTATAAGAACAGCTATTGCCCTTACGGTTAATCCTACCCCTGCCGAGCCTACCTTTACAGGCACAACAACGTTTTGTAATGGTAGCACAACTACTCTCACAGCGACAGGTTTAGTAACGGGAGCTACGGTTCGTTGGTATGATGCGCCTACGGGTGGTACGCTTTTGCAAACGGGTACAAGTTTTACTACGTCTGCACTTTCGGCAAGTACAACCTATTACGTAGAGCAAGAAAATGCAGCAGGTTGTATCTCAATAAGAACCGCAATCGCCATCACAGTAACGGGTGCTTGCCCCGACATTGCTTTGTGGAACAATGCCATTGGCGCAAATATTCCCAATGGGGCTACGGCAAGTGTGGCAGATGGAACAGACTTTGGAAGCTTCGACTTTTGTGCAGGCGCAGTAACCCGCGACTTTCACATTCTAAACAACGTACCCGCCAGTGGGAATGCCCTTACGCTCGTGGGTTCGCCTTTGGTGGCAATTTCGGGTTCGTCGGATTTTAGCATATCGGCACAACCTACATCTTCTACTATTCCGGGTGGAGGTAGTTTCCTAATTTTTAGTGTTACTTACACGCCTTCTACATTAGGGACACAAACTGCGGTAATTTCTATTGCCAGTGATGACCCTGACGAAAACCCCTACACCTTTCAAGTCAGCGCAACAGCGACAACTTCTGTTTCTATGATTGATATGTGGCAGAATGTAGGCACAGCGGGCTTCTCGAATTCGGGTGCGGAATATCAGAGTCTGGCTTTTCACCCCACCACAAACGAACCTTATGTCGCTTTCCGTGATGGGAGCAATGGAAATGCCGTTACTTTAATGCGTTTTGATGGCACAAACTGGGTAAATGTGGGTACAACAAGCCGAACCTGCTCACCACACTTAGGTATGTCCTTAGCTTTTCACCCCACTACGCACGAGCCTTATGTCGCTTATATTGATTTTAATCAGTCTGGTAGAGCGCGAGTAATACGTTATGATGGTGCGGCTTGGGTAAATGTAGGTAATAATATCACTTTGGGGCAGGGCTATCAACCCGATTTAGCCTTTCACCCTACCACGCACGAAGCTCATTTAGTAGTTACTGATACAGGACAAGGTTCAGGACAGGTATTGTTCCGCTTCAATGGCTCTGCTTGGTCAAGTTTAGGCGGAAACCTATCGGGCAACTCAACCAATTATGGTAGCCTTGCTTTCCACCCCAGCACTGGAGAGCCTTATGTGGCGTATAGCAATTATACAGGACCTTTTCAAAGAGTTTGGGTGAGGCGTTGGGACGGTACTGCTTGGCAGACGGTTAGTGGTGGAGTGGCATCTTTAGACCCTGGAACATTCGTAGATTTAGCCTTCAATTCCGCAGGCGTGCCTCATGTGGTGTACCGCGACAACGCAAATGGAAACAGGGCTTTAGTTAGGCGATTTAATGGAACAACTTGGTCTTCGGTAGGTACATTTGTTTCAGCAGGCATAGCTAACTATCAACAAATTGCTTTCCACCCCACTACGGACGAGGCGTATGTAGCCTATTGCGATGTGGCTAATGCCAATAAAACTACGGTGAGGCGTTTTGATGGAACGACTTGGCAGAATGTAGGTGCAGTGGGCTTTTCTGCGGGAATTTCCGCTTGGCAGAGTTTTGCTTTTCAGCCAAGTACAGGCACTCCTTATGTGGCGTATCGAGATGCTGCTAATGCCAACCGCACAACTGTAATGCGTATGAATACTATTCCCGCTTCAGAAATCCGAATTTCAGGAAATGGGACAGAAATCGTCAGTGGTAGTGCAGTTGCTTCGGTAGCGAACGATACCGACTTTGGTAGCCTCAACACTTCTTGCGGTGGCGCAACCAACGTTGCACGTACTTTCACGATTGAAAACTTAGGGATAACACCACTCACCCTTACAGGTACGCCTTATGTAAGTGTATCTGGAACAGGTGCTGCCCATTTTAGCGTAAGCACGCAACCCAGTAACGCCACGATTGGGGCTTGTGGTACTGAAATCTTTGTCATTACCTATCAGCCCACAGCCGTAGGTACGCATACTGCTACCGTAACGGTAAGCAACGACGATAGTGATGAGGGTACGTACACTTTCACTATTAGCGGAAGCAACCTATCCACAGACGTTACGCCACCTATGCTTACGGCTTGTCCTGCCAATATTGTACTTACCGCACCTGCGGGCAGTTGTGCGACAGCAAATTGGACTGCACCCACAGCGACTGACAACTGCGGCACGCCCACAGTAAGTAGCACCCACAATTCGGGCGACATATTCCCACACGGCATCACAACCGTAACTTACACCGCTACGGATTTGGCAGGGAACACCACAAACTGTTCCTTCACCGTAACCGTCAATGATGTAACCCCACCAAGTTTTACGGCTTGTCCTGCCAATATTTCGCTCAATACTGCCGCTGCAAGTTGCGATGTCGTAGCTACTTGGGTAGCTCCCACAGCGTCAGACAACTGTGGCATACAAAGCGTAAGTAGCACCCACAATTCGGGCGACCTCTTTCCTTTGGGTACTACCGTTGTAACCTATACCGCTACCGACTTGGCAGGTCTTACCTCAACTTGCTCTTTTAACGTAACGGTTACAGACGCTACTCCACCTACTGCCCTTTGTCAGAATATCAATGCAACCTTAGACGCAAGTGGAAATATTACGGTCAATGCCTCGCAAATCAATAACGCAAGCAGCGACAACTGTACGGCAGCCGCAGGCTTAAATTTTGTATTTGATGATACAGGTTTGGCTACTAAAAATTTTACTTGTGCTGATGTAGGCAATCAAAATGTAACGCTGCGTGTAACTGATGCAGCAGGAAATTCCGCCACCTGTGCTGCCATTGTCAATGTAATTTCCTCTGCCCTTCCGATTGCGAATTGCCAAAACATTACGGCGGACTTAGATGCAAGTGGAAATGTTATCGTCAATGCTTCCGCGCTGGACAATGGTAGCAGTGTTTCTTGTGGGGGTTCGATTGTATCTTACCTTTTTGATGACACAGGTTTGGCTACGCGCAATTTTACTTGTGCCAATTTGGGTGCAAATGCAGTTACCCTTCGCATCACTGACAATAGTGGAAATACCGCAACTTGTACCGCCACAATTACGGTAAATGACATTGTCGCCCCTGTATTCGCTACTTGTCTTTCAAATCAGACCGAAAACCTAAGCGCAACTTGTGG
- a CDS encoding T9SS type A sorting domain-containing protein, producing the protein FVWQILDRNLGTNGEFVSVSGSENQLIFTPTQNGSYRVLATYGQDCQTASRSKTFAAITLGEEEMPENQGFSIFPNPTQDRVTLRFESNQKELQVRLYDALGRELLRQTWTNAQEVSLDLGKFANAVYTLQIVSDQMQQTVKIVKE; encoded by the coding sequence CTTTTGTATGGCAAATTTTAGATAGAAATTTGGGTACAAACGGTGAATTTGTAAGTGTATCAGGTTCGGAAAATCAGTTGATTTTTACGCCTACGCAAAATGGCAGTTATCGCGTTTTGGCTACTTATGGTCAGGATTGCCAGACGGCTTCGCGTAGCAAAACCTTTGCAGCGATTACTTTGGGTGAGGAGGAAATGCCTGAAAATCAAGGATTTAGCATTTTCCCAAATCCTACCCAAGACCGCGTAACGTTGCGTTTTGAATCAAATCAAAAAGAGTTACAAGTTCGCCTATATGATGCTTTGGGCAGAGAACTTTTGCGCCAAACTTGGACAAATGCACAAGAAGTAAGCCTCGATTTGGGCAAATTTGCCAATGCCGTTTATACGTTGCAAATTGTTTCAGACCAGATGCAGCAAACAGTTAAGATTGTAAAAGAATAA
- a CDS encoding serine hydrolase domain-containing protein, which translates to MKKILLFSALVVFLLLIAGAIFAFYFVHKLNNLEDTQDLEKRVTAAAEKFLKEKKSVGLAIAIVQGEKSHLATYGWANKEAQIPVKEETIFEIGSISKVFTTQIGEILAQKGVIDWNSTLAASLQSPFSFQDDKTTLLHLATHTSGFPRLPQHFLDRMTDDCNPYSTLTQADLVAYLAACKDKKEASLQAYDYSNFGSALLGTILVQKSKKDYETLLQDEICTRLGLKNTSLLVKDSTKFAIGYTENQEPTCHWDFPEFYAAGGIRSDIADMGRFLKAQLSDNQDFKNTHAPIFEAQGGKIGKGWHLDTSSDLILKMGDIVWHNGGTGGFRTYIGFSPEKNIGVVVLANQSSAEVDNFAIKILAMTKQISLSK; encoded by the coding sequence ATGAAAAAAATACTGTTATTTTCTGCCTTAGTTGTGTTTTTATTGCTCATTGCAGGTGCAATCTTTGCTTTTTATTTTGTTCATAAACTAAATAATTTAGAAGATACCCAAGATTTAGAAAAGCGCGTAACAGCAGCAGCCGAAAAGTTTTTGAAAGAAAAAAAATCTGTGGGCTTGGCGATTGCCATTGTGCAGGGCGAAAAAAGCCATTTAGCCACCTACGGTTGGGCAAACAAAGAGGCTCAAATTCCCGTAAAAGAAGAAACTATTTTTGAAATTGGCTCTATTTCAAAAGTATTTACTACACAAATAGGTGAAATTTTAGCACAAAAAGGAGTCATAGATTGGAATAGCACGCTTGCCGCTTCTCTTCAAAGTCCTTTTTCTTTTCAAGATGACAAAACCACTTTGTTGCACTTGGCAACGCATACTTCGGGCTTTCCACGCCTACCACAGCACTTTTTAGACCGCATGACTGACGATTGCAACCCCTATTCTACTCTCACGCAAGCCGACCTTGTCGCCTACTTAGCCGCTTGCAAAGACAAAAAAGAGGCAAGCCTGCAAGCCTATGATTATTCTAATTTTGGCTCTGCATTGTTAGGTACTATTTTGGTGCAAAAAAGCAAAAAAGACTATGAAACGCTTTTGCAAGATGAAATTTGCACTCGCTTAGGTTTAAAAAATACAAGTCTTTTGGTCAAAGATAGTACAAAATTTGCAATAGGTTATACAGAAAATCAAGAACCAACTTGTCATTGGGACTTTCCAGAGTTTTATGCCGCAGGGGGTATTCGTTCTGATATTGCAGATATGGGTCGTTTTTTAAAAGCTCAACTTTCTGATAATCAAGACTTTAAGAACACACACGCCCCTATTTTTGAGGCGCAAGGTGGGAAAATAGGAAAAGGTTGGCATTTAGATACAAGCAGCGATTTGATTCTCAAAATGGGCGATATTGTTTGGCACAACGGCGGAACAGGCGGATTCAGAACTTACATCGGCTTTTCGCCAGAAAAAAACATTGGCGTTGTTGTTTTAGCCAATCAAAGCAGTGCGGAAGTGGATAATTTTGCTATCAAAATTTTAGCCATGACCAAACAAATTTCACTTTCAAAATAA
- a CDS encoding iron-containing alcohol dehydrogenase: MRDFSIYVPTRIFFGENQLDNFATAASTLGKKALLVMGGGSIERLGFLAPFRAALEKVGVETVLFSGIEPNPQARTINKAASLAQQEKVDFVIGFGGGSVLDASKAIAILVHEKAADIWQYVLGEPKMGAYSGAIPVVAVPTTAATASEVTQFAVISNEAVHGKSVLAHDVLRPRLALMNPLYTATLSRTVTEDGAADILSHVFENYILGGSESPLADRYSEAVILTVLETLPKLRQDLQNVKYRADLFWASDLALNGYQLAGRNPSEFVLHSIEHAASGFYPQLAHGRGLATLYPAYFRWLWKNDRAKERFAQLAERVFGVKEGDTESKGQAFIEHFENWLAENGLLQSFPAVGVEPQQYQAIAEYATKIYGDGKKLNALGDLTVANIVEILEMTHSQEAQLA; the protein is encoded by the coding sequence ATGCGAGATTTTTCAATTTATGTACCTACCCGCATCTTTTTTGGCGAAAACCAATTAGACAATTTCGCTACCGCCGCTTCTACTTTGGGAAAGAAAGCACTCTTGGTTATGGGCGGAGGCTCTATCGAGCGATTAGGTTTTTTAGCCCCTTTTCGCGCTGCTTTGGAAAAAGTAGGCGTAGAAACGGTACTCTTTTCGGGCATCGAACCCAATCCGCAGGCACGCACCATCAACAAAGCGGCATCCTTAGCGCAACAAGAAAAAGTAGATTTTGTAATCGGTTTTGGGGGAGGTTCGGTCTTAGATGCCTCGAAAGCGATTGCTATTTTGGTGCATGAAAAGGCAGCAGATATTTGGCAGTACGTTTTGGGCGAACCTAAAATGGGCGCGTATAGTGGCGCGATTCCTGTGGTTGCCGTTCCCACTACGGCGGCGACGGCTTCGGAAGTAACCCAATTTGCCGTCATTTCTAATGAGGCAGTTCATGGCAAATCGGTCTTGGCACACGATGTCTTGCGTCCGCGCCTTGCCTTAATGAATCCACTTTATACCGCTACTTTGAGCCGCACCGTAACCGAAGATGGCGCAGCCGACATTCTAAGCCATGTCTTTGAAAACTACATTTTGGGCGGTAGCGAATCGCCTTTGGCAGATAGATATTCCGAAGCTGTAATCCTGACGGTTTTGGAAACACTACCCAAATTGCGTCAGGATTTGCAAAATGTAAAGTATCGCGCCGACCTTTTCTGGGCTTCCGATTTGGCTCTCAATGGCTATCAATTAGCAGGGCGCAATCCTTCGGAATTTGTGCTGCACTCGATAGAACACGCCGCCAGCGGTTTTTATCCGCAATTAGCACATGGGCGTGGCTTGGCAACGCTCTATCCTGCCTATTTCCGTTGGCTTTGGAAAAATGACCGTGCTAAGGAGCGTTTTGCACAATTAGCCGAGCGCGTTTTTGGGGTCAAAGAAGGCGATACCGAAAGCAAAGGGCAGGCATTTATCGAGCATTTTGAAAATTGGCTTGCCGAAAACGGACTTCTACAATCCTTCCCCGCAGTAGGCGTAGAGCCGCAGCAATATCAGGCGATTGCAGAATATGCTACCAAAATTTATGGTGACGGTAAAAAACTAAATGCCTTGGGCGATTTGACCGTAGCCAATATCGTAGAAATTTTGGAAATGACACATTCGCAAGAAGCGCAATTAGCTTAA
- a CDS encoding choice-of-anchor D domain-containing protein, translating into MKQKSHIRRSHFLWLIAFLCLMSATGTALGQEINIQGLIPNASQNVPSGSTTVSVLNNTYFGSRSMCNGSITHTFQIYNGDSAPLSLTGSPLVLLSGSPDFSVSMPPFKTTIPAWDTTAFSITYTPTMIGTQTATVSIANNDADENPYTFVISGIGINTPTWDYLGTAGFSAGSADNQSLAIHPITHEPYIAYGDNTAGGRITVMRFDGSNWVTVGGTGFSPWAVQETSLAFHPTTYEPYVAFANGGGVVMRFDGTNWVSLQTGGIGFGVAEHIELDFHPITHEPYVGFIDAIASVSERAVVYRFSGGFFQNLGGNTSGAANVDYSCFAISPTTGEVYSAFRDAGLGNFVMRWDGSGWVNVGGVTVSAGDANRLDLKCSPTTGEPYLAYRDETQGNRITVKRFNGTNWVTVGTEGFSSSTAVAYPSLAFDPISGDPYVAYSDLSNGSRATVLRFDGTNWVSVSASSGFSAGAIDYPCLAFSPIGEGFLGFQDQSVADKSSVMTLNPEIQISGNGIEIVSGSTTTSVANNTDFGYLADCIALGTLSETFTIENVGGSTLELTGSPYVSLSGTDAAHFSVSTQPSGGVVTACSGGESFTITYQPTGAGIHHAIVTVSNSDSNEGSYTFAIRGRAGTPTLFGNGLQANTVSKLAGSDGAAGNINGTGAAARFNFPQGMVIGNDGAIYVADAVNAKVRKVTMAGVVSDFSTLAGSLGEIVKDNNGDFFVADAHRIVKISGTTGAILQTIGSTTPGSSDGDFTTARFNTVYGLALHPVTDELYFSDRSNHKIRKANFTSNTVTTVVGSSVGFADGIGTAARFNQPHGIEFDASGDFLYIADRYNHRIRRLNLNTSEVTTVAGSLSGFVDGAASSARFNQPVGIKFDNFGNLYIADVQNHRVRKLSGSTVSTFVGSSAGFTNGAAATARLTFPHSLLFVGNDVYVGEAHNIRKIETTIVNGTLTPFSAACGAPSAAREMQILASSLSSNLTLTAPTGFEVSLNPTSGFASSLSLAPTSGTVNTTVYVRMNNSYTNVSGSIVASSNCGSDSLAVSGTLTNLPNAPTFTGTTTICSGNTTVLNATDLLPSATVRWYDAPTGGDAFANGRNLYYACTFSKHNLLCRAGRCGRLYFYKNSYCPYG; encoded by the coding sequence ATGAAACAAAAATCACACATTCGAAGGTCGCACTTTTTGTGGCTGATTGCTTTTTTGTGTTTGATGAGTGCTACGGGGACTGCTTTGGGGCAGGAAATAAATATTCAGGGACTAATTCCGAATGCCTCTCAAAATGTTCCTAGTGGAAGTACTACCGTTTCGGTACTCAACAACACATACTTTGGTAGTCGCTCAATGTGTAACGGAAGTATCACACATACTTTCCAGATATATAATGGCGACTCAGCTCCATTAAGCCTTACAGGTTCTCCTCTTGTATTGCTTTCGGGTTCGCCCGACTTTAGCGTGTCGATGCCGCCCTTTAAAACCACGATTCCAGCATGGGATACTACAGCTTTTAGTATTACCTACACTCCCACGATGATAGGGACACAAACAGCCACTGTGTCGATTGCCAATAATGACGCAGATGAAAACCCTTATACTTTCGTAATCAGTGGCATAGGGATAAATACACCCACTTGGGACTACCTTGGGACTGCGGGTTTCTCAGCAGGCAGCGCAGACAACCAAAGTCTTGCCATTCACCCCATTACACACGAACCCTACATAGCCTATGGTGATAATACCGCAGGGGGACGTATTACGGTTATGCGTTTTGATGGGTCAAATTGGGTTACTGTGGGAGGGACTGGCTTCTCTCCATGGGCGGTTCAGGAAACAAGTCTTGCTTTTCACCCCACTACCTACGAGCCTTATGTGGCTTTTGCAAATGGAGGTGGCGTGGTAATGCGCTTTGATGGTACAAATTGGGTAAGTTTACAAACTGGTGGCATAGGTTTTGGAGTGGCAGAACACATAGAATTAGATTTTCACCCCATTACCCATGAGCCTTATGTGGGTTTCATAGATGCTATCGCTTCCGTGTCAGAACGTGCGGTAGTTTATCGATTTAGTGGGGGATTCTTTCAAAATTTGGGGGGAAATACTTCAGGAGCAGCAAATGTAGACTATTCTTGCTTTGCTATTAGCCCAACAACAGGAGAAGTTTACTCGGCTTTTCGTGATGCTGGATTGGGAAACTTTGTTATGCGTTGGGACGGTTCAGGATGGGTAAATGTGGGAGGAGTAACTGTTTCGGCAGGCGATGCAAACCGTTTAGACCTTAAATGTAGCCCTACCACAGGAGAGCCTTATTTGGCATATCGTGATGAAACACAAGGCAATAGAATAACGGTAAAACGCTTTAACGGCACGAACTGGGTAACGGTAGGCACTGAAGGTTTCTCTTCTTCTACAGCTGTTGCGTATCCAAGTCTTGCTTTTGACCCTATTTCGGGAGACCCCTATGTGGCTTATAGCGACTTGTCTAATGGCAGCCGAGCGACAGTACTGCGTTTTGATGGCACAAACTGGGTTAGTGTAAGTGCTTCGTCGGGCTTCTCTGCGGGTGCAATTGATTATCCATGCCTTGCTTTTTCACCCATAGGGGAGGGATTTTTAGGGTTTCAAGACCAAAGTGTTGCTGACAAGAGCAGTGTAATGACCCTGAACCCAGAAATTCAAATCTCAGGAAATGGAATAGAAATCGTCAGCGGTAGTACAACGACTTCGGTCGCAAATAATACCGACTTTGGTTATCTTGCAGACTGTATTGCGTTAGGCACACTATCAGAAACTTTCACGATAGAAAACGTAGGAGGGTCTACATTAGAGCTTACAGGTTCGCCTTATGTTAGCCTCTCTGGTACTGATGCCGCACATTTTAGTGTAAGCACTCAACCGAGTGGAGGAGTTGTAACAGCTTGTAGTGGTGGAGAGAGTTTTACCATCACTTATCAGCCTACGGGTGCAGGGATACATCACGCCATAGTAACGGTAAGCAACAGTGACAGCAATGAAGGAAGCTATACCTTTGCCATACGTGGAAGAGCAGGCACTCCTACTCTTTTTGGAAATGGACTACAAGCTAATACAGTTTCCAAACTTGCAGGTAGTGATGGCGCGGCTGGAAATATCAACGGCACAGGAGCAGCAGCTCGTTTCAACTTTCCTCAAGGAATGGTTATCGGAAACGATGGGGCTATTTATGTAGCTGATGCAGTTAATGCTAAAGTACGAAAAGTAACGATGGCAGGTGTAGTTTCTGATTTCAGTACTTTGGCAGGAAGCCTTGGGGAAATTGTAAAAGACAATAATGGAGATTTTTTTGTAGCAGATGCTCATCGAATTGTCAAAATTTCAGGCACAACAGGAGCAATTCTACAAACTATTGGCTCTACGACTCCAGGTAGTAGCGATGGCGATTTCACAACAGCAAGATTCAATACGGTCTATGGGTTGGCATTGCACCCTGTTACAGACGAATTGTATTTTAGCGATCGTTCAAATCACAAAATTCGTAAGGCTAATTTTACTTCCAATACCGTTACGACAGTAGTAGGTAGTTCAGTAGGTTTTGCAGATGGAATCGGAACGGCAGCTCGTTTTAACCAACCTCATGGAATTGAGTTTGATGCCTCTGGAGACTTTTTGTACATTGCCGACCGTTATAATCATCGCATTCGTAGATTAAATCTAAATACCAGCGAAGTAACGACTGTGGCAGGTTCTCTTAGTGGTTTTGTAGATGGGGCAGCTTCTTCTGCACGATTTAATCAGCCTGTAGGAATTAAATTTGATAATTTTGGTAATCTATACATTGCAGACGTACAAAATCATAGAGTTCGTAAACTTTCAGGCTCAACGGTAAGTACTTTTGTTGGTTCTTCAGCAGGATTTACCAATGGTGCAGCTGCAACAGCAAGGCTGACTTTTCCACATAGTCTTCTTTTTGTTGGCAATGATGTATATGTAGGCGAAGCTCATAATATCCGAAAAATAGAGACAACTATTGTAAACGGAACCCTCACCCCTTTCTCAGCAGCTTGTGGCGCACCTTCGGCAGCACGAGAAATGCAAATTTTAGCATCTTCTTTGTCTTCCAATCTTACTCTCACAGCTCCCACAGGCTTTGAAGTTTCCTTAAATCCCACTTCGGGTTTTGCCTCTTCTTTGAGCCTTGCGCCCACAAGCGGAACTGTTAATACTACAGTTTATGTACGTATGAACAATAGCTACACGAATGTAAGCGGAAGCATTGTGGCTTCTTCTAATTGTGGGAGCGACTCTCTGGCTGTTTCAGGAACGCTTACAAATTTGCCTAATGCCCCTACTTTTACAGGCACGACAACAATTTGTAGTGGAAATACAACTGTACTGAACGCAACTGACTTATTGCCAAGCGCGACAGTGCGTTGGTATGATGCACCTACGGGGGGGGACGCTTTTGCAAACGGGCGCAACCTTTACTACGCCTGCACTTTCAGCAAACACAACCTATTATGTAGAGCAGGAAGATGCGGGAGGTTGTATTTCTATAAGAACAGCTATTGCCCTTACGGTTAA